A window of Cohnella herbarum contains these coding sequences:
- a CDS encoding type II CAAX endopeptidase family protein: MKKTAFMLGEVLLLLGLFMAVAFVHNTMIVPDSGAYGNYLMDNLPIWISIMFAITAAIILIVFQIKKRIVRDRYISVWKMSKFAKVSRLDAAMLTVIGVFAALLFMSVIRISTIADAFPDFDDYLNLFMKSDSFVMVIVGVCIVGPLFEEVFFRGVLFNLMRRAVPFGVALLLQAIIYGYAQPNPSIQVTAFFLALMYGILYTKLQSVWATIWTAFVINTILFCSQKFGLLELFSTFTDSVLFLMAVLCLFVTIALVVSVWKGHDKAGHLKMVGGLLLWSLIFVVTYFPFLNFWNNRIMSISSISGWLGNNNVIGFVIFDLATFAIFFFAMKAIHKKNLIVVSNFSRIDRKVMIMISILGVGMGVWVQAFFKIPYFHDTFPQFEQLFEYLTTASIPVFILFLFVHSAYKEIFFRALVYNVLRSVQPIAASILVTGIIYGGLFFLWDIPMTIYALAGALIFGLMFEWFRTIWAPIVNELFLFGTYFVMRKLDMPYSSGMVWLLAVSSALVIVMMVVLYRMRESAPADSSTNKQGGHAPAPISLDPAKRKAIAK, encoded by the coding sequence ATGAAAAAGACAGCGTTCATGCTGGGAGAAGTATTGCTTCTGCTTGGCTTGTTCATGGCGGTGGCGTTCGTTCACAACACGATGATCGTACCGGATTCCGGAGCTTACGGCAATTACTTGATGGATAATCTGCCGATATGGATTTCGATTATGTTCGCGATTACGGCAGCAATCATTTTGATCGTCTTTCAAATCAAGAAAAGAATAGTACGAGATCGTTACATCAGCGTATGGAAAATGAGCAAGTTCGCTAAAGTGAGCCGATTGGATGCCGCCATGCTAACGGTGATCGGGGTTTTCGCGGCGCTTCTATTCATGAGCGTCATCCGAATTTCTACGATTGCCGACGCTTTCCCCGACTTTGACGATTATTTGAACTTGTTTATGAAGTCGGATAGTTTCGTCATGGTCATCGTAGGCGTGTGCATCGTCGGTCCGCTGTTCGAGGAAGTGTTTTTCCGCGGCGTGCTCTTTAATCTGATGCGCCGGGCTGTTCCGTTCGGAGTGGCTTTACTGCTGCAGGCAATTATCTACGGATACGCCCAACCTAACCCGAGCATCCAAGTTACCGCGTTTTTTCTCGCCCTGATGTACGGAATTTTGTATACGAAGCTGCAATCGGTCTGGGCGACGATATGGACGGCGTTCGTCATCAATACGATTTTATTCTGCTCCCAGAAGTTCGGCTTGCTGGAGCTGTTCTCGACTTTCACCGATTCCGTACTGTTCCTCATGGCAGTCTTATGCCTGTTCGTTACGATCGCTTTGGTCGTATCCGTCTGGAAAGGTCACGATAAAGCCGGTCACCTCAAAATGGTCGGCGGACTGCTCCTATGGTCTCTTATCTTCGTCGTAACCTACTTTCCGTTCTTGAATTTTTGGAACAACCGAATTATGTCGATCTCTTCGATCTCCGGTTGGCTCGGCAATAATAACGTAATCGGATTCGTCATTTTCGACTTGGCGACTTTCGCCATCTTTTTCTTCGCGATGAAAGCGATCCATAAGAAAAACTTGATCGTCGTCAGCAATTTCTCGCGCATCGACCGTAAAGTCATGATCATGATTTCGATACTGGGCGTCGGCATGGGCGTATGGGTACAAGCCTTTTTCAAAATTCCTTATTTTCATGATACCTTTCCGCAATTCGAGCAGCTGTTCGAATATTTAACCACGGCCTCGATCCCGGTCTTTATATTGTTTCTATTCGTTCATTCCGCCTACAAGGAAATATTTTTCCGTGCTTTGGTGTATAACGTTTTGAGATCCGTCCAGCCTATCGCCGCCTCGATTCTCGTAACGGGCATTATTTACGGAGGTTTGTTTTTCTTGTGGGATATTCCTATGACGATCTATGCCCTCGCGGGAGCTTTGATCTTCGGCCTTATGTTCGAATGGTTCAGGACGATCTGGGCGCCGATCGTTAACGAGCTCTTCTTGTTCGGTACTTATTTCGTGATGAGAAAGCTCGACATGCCCTACAGCTCCGGAATGGTCTGGCTGCTCGCGGTCAGCTCGGCGCTGGTTATCGTCATGATGGTCGTTCTTTACCGTATGAGGGAGAGCGCGCCAGCCGACTCATCTACGAATAAACAAGGCGGACATGCCCCTGCGCCGATCAGCCTCGATCCTGCCAAGCGGAAGGCAATAGCGAAGTAG
- a CDS encoding ACP S-malonyltransferase, with the protein MNKTAFLYPGTGSQYTGMFKNLYEGHSVVRHTFEEAGESIGLDLARTCFEDGFPEEGSIANTQVAILACSVAGHRLLAQEVGLKPCVAAGHSLGEWSALTCAGALALPDGVKAVWQRGKWMEEAVPNGGGLIVAVNNLPLHAVKEYCVPDPDTGQIVEIACRNAPDQAVIAGHREAVERITPALESLGGKVVRLRAKVPFHTSLMRSAAEKLSNELANLSFGKLDWPVISNVTAEPHEHDPASLRLKLAEQLTTAVRWEETVRLMQRSGVHYAIEIGPHKVLKQLNRKTARNIRSYALDVPEDWPSMFELRRLKPAFIDQCLTIAVTTRNRNDDAEQYRKGAIEPYKRLLQIREQSAAEGSEPSCSRKKESFELLSGILACKRVAEEELNDRLADLVYQLNGEG; encoded by the coding sequence ATGAATAAAACGGCATTTCTTTATCCGGGTACCGGATCGCAATATACCGGAATGTTCAAGAACTTATACGAGGGTCATTCGGTCGTCAGACATACGTTCGAGGAAGCGGGGGAGTCGATCGGGCTCGATCTGGCGCGAACGTGCTTCGAAGACGGCTTTCCCGAAGAGGGAAGCATTGCGAATACGCAGGTCGCCATCCTCGCCTGCAGCGTAGCGGGACATCGTCTCTTGGCGCAAGAGGTCGGTTTGAAGCCTTGCGTCGCGGCCGGGCATAGCTTGGGAGAATGGTCCGCGCTTACGTGCGCGGGTGCGCTTGCGTTGCCCGATGGCGTCAAGGCGGTATGGCAAAGGGGCAAATGGATGGAGGAAGCCGTTCCGAACGGAGGCGGACTGATCGTCGCGGTGAACAATTTGCCTCTGCATGCGGTAAAGGAATATTGCGTTCCCGACCCGGATACGGGACAAATCGTCGAAATCGCTTGTCGCAACGCTCCGGATCAGGCAGTCATCGCAGGCCACCGCGAAGCCGTCGAGCGGATCACGCCCGCGCTCGAATCGTTGGGCGGCAAAGTCGTCCGATTGCGCGCGAAAGTTCCCTTCCATACTTCGCTCATGCGGTCCGCCGCCGAGAAACTATCCAACGAACTTGCCAACTTATCGTTCGGCAAGCTCGATTGGCCGGTCATTTCCAACGTTACCGCCGAGCCGCACGAGCATGATCCGGCTTCGTTAAGACTGAAATTGGCGGAACAACTGACGACGGCGGTCCGATGGGAGGAAACCGTTCGGTTAATGCAACGGTCTGGAGTTCACTATGCCATCGAGATCGGTCCGCACAAAGTGTTGAAGCAGCTTAACCGCAAGACGGCACGCAATATCCGTTCTTATGCGTTAGACGTACCTGAGGATTGGCCTTCGATGTTCGAACTGCGCCGGTTGAAGCCCGCATTTATCGACCAGTGCCTAACCATCGCCGTCACGACCCGGAATCGCAATGACGATGCCGAGCAGTACCGTAAGGGGGCGATCGAGCCCTACAAACGATTGTTGCAAATCCGGGAGCAATCGGCTGCGGAGGGAAGCGAGCCGTCGTGTTCGCGAAAGAAAGAAAGCTTCGAACTGTTATCGGGAATATTGGCGTGCAAACGAGTCGCGGAAGAGGAGTTAAACGACCGACTGGCCGACTTGGTTTATCAATTGAACGGAGAGGGATGA